A single genomic interval of Anopheles marshallii chromosome 2, idAnoMarsDA_429_01, whole genome shotgun sequence harbors:
- the LOC128707641 gene encoding alpha-tocopherol transfer protein-like: MEHDLGFDLVEALEREGLSREDLKALRHPPVEGVPATITDKQLACFLDACDKNIDETRKVLKIYYEARKNGPELFNNRDPQSAAIQQCLQNQDYFPLPTTPSGYSVVFHRLKNSRSSNYHFDEAIKTYFMTIDSCLYNQGPRPGIIFLFDMKNVGLMHLTRINISSVRKFFNYLQDGLPAKLKAIHVMNVVSFFDKILYIIKPFIHAEILNMLYLHTSNENMQPFYEEWIPKSGLPSDLGGDLKSIDELHQDHLKEFEKQRPYFLAEERQRNPDAAIIEESTDRMMKSLSID, encoded by the exons ATGGAGCACGATTTGGGCTTCGACTTGGTGGAGGCACTGGAGCGGGAAGGTCTGTCCCGGGAGGATTTGAAAGCGTTGCGCCATCCACCGGTCGAAGGTGTACCAGCAACGATCACTGACAAACAGTTGGCCTGCTTCTTGGATGCGTGCGATAAGAATATCGATGAAACGCgaaaagtgttaaaaattTACTACGAAGCACGAAAGAACGGGCCGGAGCTGTTTAACAATCGAGATCCACAGAGTGCGGCTATTCAGCAATGTCTACAAAATCA AGATTATTTTCCGCTTCCAACGACGCCCAGCGGATATTCGGTGGTGTTTCATCGTTTGAAAAATTCACGTTCCTCCAACTATCACTTTGACGAAGCGATCAAGACGTACTTCATGACCATCGACTCCTGTCTCTACAATCAGGGACCACGGCCGGGAATCATTTTCCTGTTTGACATGAAAAACGTTGGCTTGATGCATCTTACCCGCATCAACATCAGCTCGGTGCGAAAGTTCTTCAACTACCTTCAGGATGGTTTACCGGCCAAATTGAAAGCGATACACGTGATGAATGTGGTTTCCTTCTTTGACAAAATTCTCTACATCATCAAACCGTTTATTCATGCGGAAATCTTAAACATG CTCTATCTGCACACATCGAACGAAAACATGCAACCGTTCTACGAAGAATGGATACCGAAAAGTGGATTACCGTCCGATCTGGGCGGCGATTTGAAGTCAATCGATGAACTACATCAGGACCATTTGAAGGAGTTCGAAAAGCAGAGACCCTACTTCCTCGCCGAAGAACGTCAACGTAATCCGGATGCAGCCATCATTGAGGAATCGACCGATCGCATGATGAAATCCCTGTCGATAGACTAA
- the LOC128708197 gene encoding uncharacterized protein C9orf85 homolog yields the protein MSSKRGDTRRTRAQKHQNSYAFKNNLHDKHTPLIKLITNLNVCEVCEHCKSIIDWKIKYRKYKPLTQPKSCSKCGERKVKRAYHVICRECALASRCCAKCLKSADEASIIPPEPTEQEQVKLKAEMDQLIKSLSERKRRTFLRYMNRGQKKKQKGAGAEEYDSDEDENEGRKKKSIDEMPRTREELLQKIEQLKLASGKDDGNEDDEDGFSSDDEDYEDFSDEDYSKCSDTK from the coding sequence ATGAGTTCGAAAAGAGGTGATACACGTCGTACGCGAGCTCAAAAGCATCAAAACTCATACGCATTTAAGAACAATCTGCACGATAAGCACACACCGCTAATAAAGCTCATCACCAACCTAAACGTGTGCGAAGTTTGTGAACACTGCAAGAGCATCATCGACTGGAAGATCAAATACCGCAAGTACAAACCGCTAACACAGCCCAAATCGTGCAGTAAATGTGGAGAACGGAAAGTGAAGCGTGCCTACCATGTAATCTGTCGCGAGTGTGCCCTTGCGAGCCGTTGCTGCGCAAAATGTCTAAAGTCGGCGGACGAAGCCAGTATCATTCCGCCGGAACCGACGGAACAGGAACAGGTGAAACTGAAGGCAGAGATGGATCAGCTGATAAAGTCGCTCTCCGAACGAAAACGGCGAACGTTCCTACGGTACATGAACCGTGGccagaagaaaaagcaaaagggtGCCGGTGCGGAAGAGTACGATTCGGATGAGGACGAAAACGAGGGCCGAAAGAAAAAGTCGATCGACGAGATGCCTCGTACGAGGGAAGAATTGCTACAGAAAATCGAACAGCTTAAGCTGGCTTCCGGAAAGGATGACGGGAACGAAGACGATGAAGACGGTTTCAGCAGCGACGATGAAGATTACGAAGACTTCAGCGATGAGGATTATTCCAAATGTTCCGacacaaaataa
- the LOC128708278 gene encoding vacuolar protein sorting-associated protein 37B — MYQPYLQQAVQSLQGLSSDELRDLLADDEKLDERVNEAVQSLESSKDLIIAENRSLAEKNLNFEPKMVEQRSRVQELADECRALGESVKEKSTQLSTKSESNNAETVLALLQAAAAETEEESESIVKRLLDSELPVDAYLEQFMNSRKLMHSRKLKAEKMTELLRSNRHTTQRFDAGYGPASMPYPSSNNSVPGGFYVPPGMTTSSTTAVPYPVGPPSMPMPTVMFRPPQF; from the exons ATGTATCAGCCGTATCTACAGCAAGCCGTCCAATCGCTCCAGGGGCTTAGCTCGGATGAGCTGAGGGATCTGCTGGCGGACGACGAGAAGCTGGACGAACGGGTTAACGAAGCG GTTCAATCACTAGAATCCTCAAAGGATTTGATTATTGCCGAAAACCGAAGCCTCGCAGAGAAAAACTTGAACTTTGAACCAAAGATGGTCGAGCAGCGATCGCGGGTGCAGGAACTGGCCGATGAGTGCCGTGCGCTGGGTGAATCCGTGAAGGAAAAGTCGACCCAACTGT CTACAAAATCCGAATCAAACAATGCTGAGACAGTGCTGGCACTGTTGCAAGCGGCCGCAGCAGAAACCGAAGAGGAATCGGAAAGCATTGTAAAACGGCTGCTCGATAGCGAACTACCAGTGGATGCTTACTTAGAGCAGTTTATGAACAGCCGCAAACTGATGCACAGTCGAAAGCTGAAGGCGGAGAAGATGACCGAGCTGCTGCGTAGCAACAGACACACTACTCAACGGTTTGATGCAGGGTATGGTCCGGCCTCGATGCCCTACCCATCGTCAAACAATTCCGTGCCCGGTGGTTTCTACGTCCCACCGGGAATGACAACCTCAAGCACCACTGCTGTGCCCTATCCGGTGGGGCCTCCGTCGATGCCGATGCCAACCGTCATGTTCCGACCTCCACAATTCTAG
- the LOC128707681 gene encoding neutral ceramidase-like: MLSTYSRVSLVKKKKVLDIFRISEDATMRSFGALFYTLTVVVAVLGFDVAASYRLGVGRADCTGPPVEIGFMGYGEFSQRGQGIHLRQYARAFIFEDDDQARVVFVSADAGMMGHAVKRDVLNLLKARYGAMYRFENVVLSGSHSHSVPSGFLMSYLYDIASLGFVPQNFDALVEGITLAIVRAHEGMRAGRVFLSETSVSEANINRSPSAYENNPRWERDQYRDYTDKRLVQLRLVDEAGHLFGAINWFAVHPTSMNKTNRYVSSDNVGYASVLLELDRNGVRVPGRGEFVGSFASTNLGDASPNIMGPKCEKTGLPCDMLTSSCPTGAGACIASGPGKDMFESTKIIGTRLYDAAIKLLKANGGREVKGPIKFAHQFIDMTEMKVPYVNPTTGESETVHGCYPAMGYSFGAGTTDGPGAFDFRQATLTDSTFWNTARDILAEPTPEDKKCQAPKPILIASGRAKFSYEVQPKIVPTQILLVGDLAIAAVPAEFTTMSGRRLRAAVREAALEAANQEITVVVAGLSNMYTSYVATPEEYAIQRYEGASTLYGPHTLTIYLEQFRKLMRSLAHGETVAPGPMPPFEDDKQITLSTGVVFDGHPFGWYFGDCKVQPKESPYHRGDVVRVMFIAGNPRNNLMHERSYFTVERLKPEYEETNSVEHHRSRDEWEVIATDANWETKFKWHRRSTLFAYSDIELEWEIADQIEPGTYRIQHFGYWRYILGGIYPYNGTSRNFIVE, encoded by the exons ATGCTGAGCACGTACTCACGGGTGTCgctggttaaaaaaaaaaaagtgctagACATCTTCCGCATCAGCGAAG ACGCGACGATGCGTTCGTTCGGTGCTTTGTTCTACACCCTAACGGTGGTTGTGGCGGTGCTGGGGTTCGATGTTGCCGCATCGTACCGGCTGGGCGTCGGAAGGGCGGACTGTACTGGACCTCCGGTTGAGATCGGATTT ATGGGGTACGGTGAGTTTTCCCAGCGGGGGCAAGGCATTCATCTGCGCCAGTATGCACGTGCGTTCATCTTCGAGGATGATGACCAGGCCCGGGTCGTGTTCGTCAGTGCGGATGCCGGCATGATGGGGCACGCGGTCAAGCGTGACGTGCTGAACCTGTTGAAGGCGCGGTACGGTGCGATGTACCGATTCGAAAACGTGGTGTTGAGCGGGTCGCACAGCCACAGCGTACCGTCCGGCTTCCTGATGTCGTACCTGTACGATATCGCTTCGCTGGGCTTTGTGCCGCAGAACTTTGACGCGCTGGTGGAAGGCATTACGCTCGCGATTGTACGCGCCCATGAGGGCATGCGGGCGGGTCGCGTGTTCCTGTCGGAGACCTCCGTTAGCGAGGCGAATATTAATCGCAGCCCGAGCGCGTACGAGAACAATCCCCGGTGGGAGCGGGACCAGTATCGGGACTACACCGACAAGCGGTTGGTCCAGCTGCGGTTGGTCGATGAGGCGGGCCATCTGTTCGGTGCCATCAACTGGTTCGCCGTCCATCCGACGTCGATGAACAAGACGAACCGGTACGTTTCGAGTGACAACGTGGGGTAcgcttcggtgctgctggaGCTCGACCGGAACGGAGTGCGGGTGCCGGGCCGGGGCGAGTTCGTGGGGTCGTTCGCGTCGACTAATCTTGGAGATGCGTCACCCAACATTATGGGACCAAAGTGTGAGAAGACCGGATTGCCGTGCGATATGTTGACGTCCTCCTGTCCGACCGGAGCAGGGGCTTGTATTGCGTCTGGCCCCGGCAAGGATATGTTCGAGAGTACGAAGATCATCGGTACGCGACTTTACGATGCAGCGATT AAACTCCTCAAAGCAAATGGTGGTCGGGAAGTGAAGGGTCCGATCAAGTTTGCCCATCAGTTTATCGACATGACTGAGATGAAGGTCCCGTACGTAAACCCAACCACGGGCGAGTCAGAGACGGTCCACGGGTGCTATCCGGCGATGGGATACAGCTTTGGTGCTGGTACAACCGATGGTCCAGGGGCGTTCGATTTCCGACAAGCCACCCTGACCGATTCGACCTTCTGGAACACGGCCCGGGACATCCTGGCCGAGCCTACGCCGGAGGACAAAAAATGTCAAGCCCCAAAGCCCATCCTAATTGCCAGCGGGCGGGCCAAGTTTTCCTACGAGGTGCAACCAAAGATTGTCCCCACGCAGATACTGCTGGTTGGAGATCTTGCCATTGCAGCGGTGCCGGCCGAATTTACGACCATGTCCGGGCGGAGACTGCGGGCGGCCGTACGGGAAGCTGCGCTAGAGGCGGCCAACCAGGAGATCACGGTCGTTGTGGCGGGCCTGTCCAACATGTACACCAGCTATGTGGCGACACCGGAAGAGTACGCTATCCAGCGTTATGAAGGTGCCTCCACACTGTACGGGCCGCACACACTCACCATCTATCTGGAGCAGTTCCGCAAGCTGATGCGTTCGCTTGCCCACGGTGAAACAGTCGCGCCCGGCCCAATGCCACCGTTCGAGGATGACAAACAGATCACGCTGTCGACGGGCGTTGTGTTCGACGGACATCCGTTCGGCTGGTACTTTGGAGATTGTAAGGTGCAGCCCAAAGAATCACCCTACCATCGGGGTGATGTAGTGCGGGTTATGTTTATAGCGGGCAATCCACGCAACAATCTAATGCACGAAAGGTCGTACTTTACCGTGGAACGGCTGAAGCCCGAGTATGAGGAAACCAACAGCGTGGAGCACCATCGCAGCCGCGACGAGTGGGAAGTGATTGCGACCGATGCGAACTGGGAAACGAAGTTCAAGTGGCACCGTCGTTCGACACTGTTTGCGTACAGCGACATCGAGCTGGAGTGGGAAATAGCGGATCAGATCGAACCGGGTACGTACCGGATACAGCATTTCGGTTACTGGCGATACATTCTGGGAGGCATTTACCCGTACAACGGCACGTCAAGGAATTTTATCGTGGAATGA
- the LOC128706730 gene encoding dnaJ homolog subfamily C member 30, mitochondrial — MNRKWLTAVDAFPRMFPSRHPLNGWVGRAILLRYFGSAKRWISCSAAFRRSHYDSLGVTANATQNDIKQAYYKLSKLYHPDKNKGSEIAAEKFRDITAAYEILGNYRLRKLYDKGILHTAGRQFASEATEAAEHTEDDAQTRFYKKRMSRAHAPTATGRTPIYDFDEWARSHYGSRFDQKIKAEERFRKKAEREEIFKTRLQHEYIIYPLLFFCIVYCVIVFQEGTYDTPKPVTKDEP; from the coding sequence ATGAATAGAAAATGGTTAACAGCAGTAGATGCATTTCCTAGAATGTTTCCTTCTCGTCATCCGCTAAACGGTTGGGTCGGTCGAGCAATTCTGCTGAGATATTTCGGTTCAGCGAAACGATGGATCAGCTGTTCCGCGGCGTTCCGCAGAAGTCACTACGATTCGCTAGGCGTGACAGCGAATGCGACCCAGAACGATATTAAGCAGGCGTACTATAAGCTGTCCAAACTGTACCATCCGGACAAAAACAAGGGCAGCGAAATAGCGGCCGAAAAATTCCGGGACATCACGGCAGCGTACGAGATCCTAGGGAACTATCGGTTGAGGAAACTGTACGACAAGGGTATTCTACATACGGCCGGCCGACAGTTTGCGAGCGAAGCGACTGAGGCAGCAGAGCACACTGAGGACGATGCTCAGACTCGGTTCTATAAGAAACGCATGAGTCGGGCTCATGCTCCGACGGCAACGGGTCGAACACCGATCTACGACTTCGACGAGTGGGCCCGTAGCCATTACGGGTCGAGGTTCGACCAAAAGATAAAGGCGGAGGAGCGGTTTAGGAAAAAGGCTGAGAGGGAAGAGATTTTCAAAACCCGCTTGCAGCATGAGTACATCATATATccgctgttatttttttgcatagTGTACTGTGTGATAGTGTTCCAAGAGGGTACCTACGATACTCCCAAACCGGTAACGAAAGATGAGCCTTGA